The genomic DNA GCATTCGTCTTCTTGATAAAATATACAGAATTGTCCTGGAGAAATTCCATGGTCTTCTTCTTGCAAGGAAACTTGCAAGATATTGTTTTCTAGCATTTTTATTGTGCATTGCGTTTTCCTCTCACCGTGTCTTATTTTGACACTTAAATTTTCAAGGCTTAATGGTTTATTTATCCAGTTTATTTTATGAACTAGAAATTTTTGTTTTCCTTGTTTTAGGTAATTTTTACTGTTCGATATATAAATGGTATTAGTTTCAATATCCTTTTCTGTCACAAACCATGGACCGTTGCTAAGTTTAATTCCTTTTCTTTGCCCAATTGTAAAAAACCAATAGCCATTATGCGTTCCAAGTATTTTACCTGTTTCTTGTTCGATGATGTTACCTTTAAGTTCTCCTAAATGATATTTGATAAATTCATCATATTTAATTTTGCCTAAAAAACAGATTCCTTGGCTGTCTTTTCTGTTTTTATTAGGTAAATCTATTTTTTCTGCTATTTCCCTTATTTCAGTTTTAAGTAGATTTCCTAGAGGGAACTGTAGTTTTGATAGTTGTTCTCTAGAGAGATGAGATAAAAAATAAGTTTGATCTTTGACTTTGTCTTTAGCTTGTTTAAGCATGTAATGATTGTTTTTAAGCTCAATTATGGCATAATGTCCCGTAATAATTAAATCATAATTTTTATTGATTTTCTCAAAGAATGCACCAAATTTGATTCTTGTGTTACAAAATATATCTGGACTTGGAGTGTTTCCAATTTTTAATTCTTCAATGGCATAAGTTACTACTCTTTTGTAATACTCATCTTGTAGATTGATAATTTCATATGGTATATTAAATTTTTTGCATACGGCGTCTACATAAGTAATGTCTTCTCTCCAAGGGCATTCTCCAATGTAGGAAAGTTCATCTTCAAGCCAAATTTTTAGATAAAAGCATTTTATATCCTTATATCCTTTTTTTATCATTTCATAAAGAGCTACAGAGCTATCTACTCCGCCAGATAAAAGTACTGCTATTCTCATAATTTATTTCTTTTTGAATTATAACATATTTGATTTTGATGTTTTTTGTAATCTATAGTATAATATCTGCAAATCCATTTTGGTAGGGGGGGGCGATGAGAGTAGGTATAAGTGATATTAGGTTTTTTTTGCCTTTAAATTATTTGGATTTTTCTGTTCTTTTAGAAAATTCTTTATATAAGTCTGATGAAAATTTTTTTAGGAAATTTAATAGAGCAATAGATTCAACCCTTCAGAAAGGATTTAGATTTACAAGACCTAATGAAGATAGCGTTACTATGGCTAGCGCTGCTGTTAAGTTTATTTTTGATAATAATGATCTTAATTTAGAAAGGATGAGAGTGTTTTTAGGTGGAACTGAAACTGGAGTCGATTATTCAAAGTCAATATCGTCTTATGTCTATGGAGCTCTTAAAACGGCTGGTATTTGTTTAAAAGACAATTTTTTGACCTATCAAGTTCAACATGCATGTGCAGGTACCGCACTTTCTTTGCATAGCGCTGCAAGTATGTTGAGTCACCTGGATAAGTCTGAATATGGAATAGTATTTTCTAGTGATATTGCGCATTACAGCAATCTTACTACAGCTGAAATTACTCAGGGAGCTGGAGCTGTGGCTATTCTTATTGAGCAGAATCCTAAGGTATTATCTATTAATTTATCTGAATTTGGGGTTTATACGGATGATGTCGATGATTTTTTTAGGCCATTTGGGAGTCTTGAGGCTAAGGTAAAGGGGCGCTACTCTATTGAATGCTACAATAGAGCAAATGAAGAGGCCTTGTTAAATTTTGCGTATAAGAAAAATATGAGTGTTAAAGATTTATTTTCTAAATATAGATTTGTTTTGCATGTACCTTTTGCAAAAATGCCTATAGATTCAATGCATTATATTTTAAAGAAATATTATAGTGAGGACGAGTCTGTGTGCAATGCTTATTTAGAGTCAATAGATTTTTATGATTCTATTGAGGCTTCTAAGGAAGTTGGAAATTTGTATACAGGTTCAATATTTTTATCTTTGATGACTTATTTAAAACGAGTATTTTCAAAGAAAGATATTAGTGGAGAAAAAATACTTTTTTGTTCTTATGGTTCTGGTAATATTATGGTTATTTATGAGCTTACAGTAGAGAATGATGCACATTCTGTTGTTAAAACTTGGAATGTCGATAAAGTTTTATCTATAAGACACAATGCAAATTTTGATGAATATAGGGATTTTTTTGAAAATAAGATAGTTCCAGGCGAATCTTATGGATTTTACTTGAAAGAAATCAGAGATGATGGATACCGAGTTTATGGGTATCGAGCCTAATATATTAGAAAATAAGAGACGACACATTGAGATTTGTTTAAAAAAGGAAGATGTTAGTAAGAGTGATAATCTTTTAAGTTTTGTTAATTTAAAACATGATGCACTCAGCGAACTTGATTTTGATGAGATAGATACTAGTGAGAGCATATTGGGTTACAAAATTGATATGCCTATTTTTATATCATCAATGACAGGAGGTATTAGAGAAGGGAATAAGTTTAATAAGTCTCTTGTTAATATTTCAAATGATTTAAAAATTCCACTGGGTTTGGGCTCTTTTAAACTCTTATTTAAATATCCTGAATATATTAAAGATTTTGCATTAAGGAAATATGCTAATAATATTCCTTTATTTTCAAATATTGGTGCTACTCAGGTAAGAGAATTTGGAATTTTAAAAATAATTGAGATGAATAAGAGGCTTGAGGTTGATGCTGTGATTGTACACTTGAATACAGGACAAGAATTAATGAATTCTAAGGGGGAGAGAAGTTTTAAAGGAATAAAGGATTCAATAGCTAGGCTTTGTTCTTCGTCAAGTTTGCCGGTAATTGTGAAGGAAACAGGTTTTGGAATGTTACCTGAGACAGTTGTTAGCTTGTTAAACTTTGGCGTATCTTATGTTGATCTTGCAGGTAGTGGTGGGACTAATTGGGTTTTGGTTGAAGGAATTAAGGAGGGAAATTTGGATGTTGCTTCTTGTTTCTCTAATTGGGGTATTTCTTCAGTTTTAACATTGATGAGTATTAATGATTCTCTTAAAGATAAAGTATTTGCATCAGGTGGATATGAGAATGGAATGGATATTGCAAAAGGAATTGCTCTTGGAGCTAAATTAGTAGGTATTGCATCCGCCATTCTTAAAACTTTTTATGCTGGTGGTGAGGATGCTGTGTATAAGCTTTTAAGTGATTATAAATATGTTTTAAAAATGTCTATGCTTTTAAGTAATAGTAAAGATATATCAGAATTTAGGTCAAATAAATATTATTTAAGTTATCCTTTGTTGTTAAATTTAAAACAATTTAAAGATTTTTATGAGACTTAGTGAAAATTTTAGAAATAAAAGTACTACAGAGAAAAGAGAAGAAATAAAGAGTCTTTTAAAGTT from Borrelia turcica IST7 includes the following:
- the mnmA gene encoding tRNA 2-thiouridine(34) synthase MnmA → MRIAVLLSGGVDSSVALYEMIKKGYKDIKCFYLKIWLEDELSYIGECPWREDITYVDAVCKKFNIPYEIINLQDEYYKRVVTYAIEELKIGNTPSPDIFCNTRIKFGAFFEKINKNYDLIITGHYAIIELKNNHYMLKQAKDKVKDQTYFLSHLSREQLSKLQFPLGNLLKTEIREIAEKIDLPNKNRKDSQGICFLGKIKYDEFIKYHLGELKGNIIEQETGKILGTHNGYWFFTIGQRKGIKLSNGPWFVTEKDIETNTIYISNSKNYLKQGKQKFLVHKINWINKPLSLENLSVKIRHGERKTQCTIKMLENNILQVSLQEEDHGISPGQFCIFYQEDECLGGAKILKTLV
- a CDS encoding hydroxymethylglutaryl-CoA synthase, with protein sequence MRVGISDIRFFLPLNYLDFSVLLENSLYKSDENFFRKFNRAIDSTLQKGFRFTRPNEDSVTMASAAVKFIFDNNDLNLERMRVFLGGTETGVDYSKSISSYVYGALKTAGICLKDNFLTYQVQHACAGTALSLHSAASMLSHLDKSEYGIVFSSDIAHYSNLTTAEITQGAGAVAILIEQNPKVLSINLSEFGVYTDDVDDFFRPFGSLEAKVKGRYSIECYNRANEEALLNFAYKKNMSVKDLFSKYRFVLHVPFAKMPIDSMHYILKKYYSEDESVCNAYLESIDFYDSIEASKEVGNLYTGSIFLSLMTYLKRVFSKKDISGEKILFCSYGSGNIMVIYELTVENDAHSVVKTWNVDKVLSIRHNANFDEYRDFFENKIVPGESYGFYLKEIRDDGYRVYGYRA
- the fni gene encoding type 2 isopentenyl-diphosphate Delta-isomerase → MGIEPNILENKRRHIEICLKKEDVSKSDNLLSFVNLKHDALSELDFDEIDTSESILGYKIDMPIFISSMTGGIREGNKFNKSLVNISNDLKIPLGLGSFKLLFKYPEYIKDFALRKYANNIPLFSNIGATQVREFGILKIIEMNKRLEVDAVIVHLNTGQELMNSKGERSFKGIKDSIARLCSSSSLPVIVKETGFGMLPETVVSLLNFGVSYVDLAGSGGTNWVLVEGIKEGNLDVASCFSNWGISSVLTLMSINDSLKDKVFASGGYENGMDIAKGIALGAKLVGIASAILKTFYAGGEDAVYKLLSDYKYVLKMSMLLSNSKDISEFRSNKYYLSYPLLLNLKQFKDFYET